TGCGTTACGAACGTCACAACAATCCAGCAAAGAGTAGTAAATGTCACCGTAAAGAAAAAGCTGTTGGGAAATACCCAATCCAGTAAACCGTGCGAAATGGCATAGCCCGCAAAAGGGGCAAAAGTGGCGGCAATTTCGCTCCACGCATTGATTCTCCACCAAAACCAGCGCAAAATGAGCACCATTCCCAGTCCGGCGCCACATTCCACAATAAACACCCATACTCCTGATATAGATTCCATTTGTGTGGTTATGGCAAGGCCCAACACCATCACTACAATTGTAGTGAGCCTGCTTATCCAAACCAGGTGTGAATCTCCGGCATTGGTATTCACGAATCGTTTGTAAACATCATTTACGAGATAGCCGGCACCCCAGTTTAATTGGGTGCTGATGGTACTCAAATAGGCCGCAAAAAATGCCACGAGCAGCAGGCCGCGCAATCCGTTTGGTAGAAAGTCGCGCATGGCCCACACATAGCCATTTCGCACTTCCTCTTCAGGCAGGTCGGGGTAGAGTACGATACAGGCCAAACCCACCAGGATCCATGGCCATGGCCGCAAACAGTAATGTGCTACCTGAAAAAACAACGTGGCATAAAGGGCGTCCCGCTCTGTTCGGGTGCTCATCATGCGCTGTGCAATGTAACCACCCCCGCCGGGCTCAGCACCGGGGTACCAACTGCTCCACCACTGAATACCGATGTAGGCCAGAAATGACCCTAGCCCTAGTGTGAGGGTAGTGGCATCGGCTGCATTGGAACCAATAACCGGCAAAAAGCGTAAAGCTTCTTCGGGTAGCTGGCTTTTTAGCCCCTGGATGCCGCCAATTTGCTCGCTGTTCATCACAAGCCAGGCCAGTGCAATGGTTCCGCCCATGGCAATCACAAACTGAAATGCATCGGTTACCGCCACGCCTTTCAATCCCGATAAGGCTGCATATGCCCCCGCCACCAGCATGGCAGCACCAGTGAGCCAAAACACACGTTCAGGCTCAAGGTCAAAAAACACCTGCAAAATAGACATCAATGCCAGGTTCACCCATCCTATGATCAGCACATTCATGAACAATCCCAGGTACACCGCCTTGAACCCTCGCAGCCACCTGGCAGGAGCTCCAGCATAGCGCAGTTCAATAAATTCTACTTCCGTAAGTACTTCAGCTTTTCGCCACAATCGCGCAAAGAAAAAAGTGGTGAACATTCCACCGGCCAAAAAGCACCACCACAGCCAATTGCCAGAAATACCATTGTTTGCAACCAATTCTGTAACTGCCAGTGGAGTGTCGGCGGCGAATGTTGTGGCAACCATAGAGATACCAGCAATGTACCAGGGCAGGTTGCGACCTCCAAGAAAAAAGCTGCCAAGGTCTTTACCCGCCTCCCTCCTGTAATACAAGGCTATGCCCATCGACAGTGCAAAGAATGAAACAATGATAATCCAGTCGAAAAAGTTGAGCACAGAGCGGTTTGTTAGCGAACCGGACAAAGTTGTTCAAAAAAAGCACAGCTTACCTTTGGGCCGTTTTACAAAGCGCACGAATTCCTGTTAACTTCGCTCCGCACTTCGAGAATCCCGCAACAGCATGGCAGAAAACACCTTGTTTGTAGATATGATATTGCCCCTATCCGTAGGGCAGTTCTACACGTACAGGGTGCCGCGTGAGTTTGCACATCTGGTAAAGCCCGGTGTGCGCGCAGTGGTGCAATTCGGTAAGAAAAGAAGATATGCGGCCTTGATTCGAAACGTT
This sequence is a window from Cryomorphaceae bacterium. Protein-coding genes within it:
- a CDS encoding sodium:proline symporter translates to MGIALYYRREAGKDLGSFFLGGRNLPWYIAGISMVATTFAADTPLAVTELVANNGISGNWLWWCFLAGGMFTTFFFARLWRKAEVLTEVEFIELRYAGAPARWLRGFKAVYLGLFMNVLIIGWVNLALMSILQVFFDLEPERVFWLTGAAMLVAGAYAALSGLKGVAVTDAFQFVIAMGGTIALAWLVMNSEQIGGIQGLKSQLPEEALRFLPVIGSNAADATTLTLGLGSFLAYIGIQWWSSWYPGAEPGGGGYIAQRMMSTRTERDALYATLFFQVAHYCLRPWPWILVGLACIVLYPDLPEEEVRNGYVWAMRDFLPNGLRGLLLVAFFAAYLSTISTQLNWGAGYLVNDVYKRFVNTNAGDSHLVWISRLTTIVVMVLGLAITTQMESISGVWVFIVECGAGLGMVLILRWFWWRINAWSEIAATFAPFAGYAISHGLLDWVFPNSFFFTVTFTTLCWIVVTFVTQPTPTETLLKYYSQVEPGGWWPKDFHKSDAPRRAVYRYLFVAWLTSILMTYGLLFATGKFILAEYSSGWLAFSLALGGFLAMLKALQKSGIFRSAN